Within the bacterium genome, the region TGACCCACTTGACCCGGCTGAGGCGCTGGATGCGTTTACGGATTTGCTGCAACTGCGGGCAGGCGCCGAGCATGCCATCCCGCCCGAGCGGGCCGGCATCGGTTGCGGCCGGCACCTCTTCCGGACCGGAGGAATGGCTTATTTTGTGTATCAACTCCGGCAGCCGGCTCAGGTCTTCTGGAAATTTCAGAAAGTCACGCACCCCGCGCTTCAGGCAGCGCACGACCGCCTCGGTCGGCGGGTCTTGCGCCAGCATGATAACGGCCAGGTCCTCCTGTTCCTGCTGCAGCCGTTCGAGGATTTGCAGCGGATCGGCTTCCGGCGCATCGAATTGCAGAAGAACGACGCGCGCCGGCCGTTCGGCGAGCAAGTCGATCATCTCCGCTGTGCCGGCGGTTGTGCGGCAGGCAAAGCTGTCGGCCGGCAGCGCCTGTGCCAGGCGCTGCTGGAACTGGCTTTCGCCGGCAATCACGATTTCGAGTGGTTGATCAAGCGCCATGCTGCCCTGGGAACAGTGCCTTAGACTGCGGTGAGCTCAAAAGCCTTCCGAGGTTGCGCCTGAATTTTATACTCTTCGATTTTGCGCGCCAGCCGGGGCCGCGAGATGCCCAGGATTTGCGAAGCGCGCGTCTTGTTCCATTTCGTCAGGCGCAGGACTTCCTCGATCAACCGGCATTCGCCGTCGCGCAAGGACAAGCCTTCCGGCGGGATTTCGATGGCACGGCTCCACGGGAGCGCGCCTTCGGCCGGCCGGGGCGAGGCGGCCCGCGGCTGAGGTTCCACGCCCAGGGCTTCGTGAATATCGGCAACGTCGATGGCCGCGTTTTCGCTGAGCAGCACGGCGCGCTCGAGCACGTGTTTCAGCTCGCGCACGTTGCCGGGCCAGTCGTATTGCATCAAAGCTTGTTCGGCGGCGGGCGTGAGTTTTTGCGCCGGCGTTTGATATTCGCGGGCATAGGCCGCAAGAAAATGGTGCGCCAGCACGAGAATGTCCCGGCCGCGCTCGCGCAACGGCGGCAGCGTGAGCGTGATGACGTTCAGGCGGTAGTACAAATCCCGGCGAAAGCGCGTTTCTTCGATGGCCTTCTCCAGATGGGCATGCGTGCCCGCCATGATGCGCGTCTTGACTTCCAGACTTTGCGTGCCGCCCAGCCGGCGAATGCGTTTTTCTTCGATGGCCTTCAACAGTTTGGCCTGCAACAGCAGACTCATGTCGCCGATTTCATCGAGAAACAGCGTGCCGCCTTCGGCAATCTCGAACAACCCTTTCTTGCTGAATTTGGCGTCGGTGAATGCGCCTTTTTCATAGCCGAACAACTCCGCTTCCAGCAAATTCTCCGGAATGGCGGTGCAGTTGACTTCGACGAAGGGCGCATTGGCGGGCGTTTCGGCGCTGCCATAGTGAATCGCGCGCGCCACCAGCTCCTTGCCCGTGCCGGTTTCGCCGCGAATCAACACGGTCACCCAGCGGCGGTGTGTGATTTTTTTGATGGTCAGCACCACCTGCTGCATCTGCGGGCTTTCGCCGATCAAGCCCTGCACATCGAAACGATCATGCAACTGCGCGCCAAAGGCCGCGCCTTTTTGATTTTTTTCCCAACGGGCATAGTAGTCACGCAGGGCGGTGTGGAGCTTGACCTTTTCCTTGGGATACTGCAGGAAATCACTGGCGCCCAAGTGCAGGCACTTTACCACGTCTTCAATGGCGGGCGCGGCCGCCACCAGCACCACATTGCGTTTTTCTCCCGTGGCCAGCAACTGGGAAAGCAGCTTGAGCGGCTTGAGCTGTTGCAGATCGAAGTCGATCAGAATCAAGTCCGGTGCGTGCGTGCGTGCCAGCGCCTCTTTCAGCTTTTCTTCCGTGCTGCACTGCCACAGGGCGGCTTCAGGGTTTTCGGCGAAACAAGTTGCCACGGCGTTTTGCAGCTCACGGCCGCCGGCCACGAGAACTTGGAATTTCAAGTCTTTCTCCTTGCATAGATGTTCTCCTGTGCGATCGGTTTGGGGCTGCCCCCTGCCCCGAGTTCAAATATGCCGAATCCCTCTGCACATTCGCACAGGGGCGTGCCACCACTGCTCCCTGCAATATCATGCCAGGACGCCCTGACAAAAAGAAAGGCGCAATCGTAACACTCCTGTGCACCGGTTTTCCTGAGTGTTGCGATTACGCCTCTTCTTGCGGGACGATCTCCGGCCCGAATCGACGTTCTGTTGAATCTCCCGGCACGGGGGCCGGCCATGGCCGCCCGCCGTGCAAACGAGCACGTCCTTGTCATCTCAAACTGCCAGAACGGACAGTGCCTCGCAGAGAATCCACCTGACTATACTCGCAAAACTCTGTGCTGCCGTAAATCAAAGAGAACTATTTTCCGCGCTCGCGCACCGCCGCGGAGGAGCGGCGATGCCAATCATGGGGCGGGCGCTGCCAGCGTCCACTCCTCGACGTTGATCAGATAGCCGCGCACATCCATTTTGACCTGCTGCAGCCGCTGATGCACCACCGCGGGATTCTCCTGCATGTAGAGAAAGACATATGGGCAATCGGCGGCGACCAGGCGCTGAAACGCACGCCAAATCCGGCGGCTGCGCTCGCGGTCATTCTCCTGGCGGCCGGCCACCAGCAGCGAGTCCACCCGCGGATTGTGATAGGAGGTGAGATTGTATCCGTCTGCAATCGCCTCGGAATGCCAAACCTGGGAGGGATTGACGGAGTATCCGGTTTTCCAGGAGAGCAGCACGGTGTCAAAATCGCGCTTTTGCAACACGTCCTCCACCAGCCGGCCGAATTCCAGCAACTCGGGCTGGGCCTGCACGCCGATTTTCTGCAAATCCGCCTGTATCATGACCAGCGCGTCGCTGCGCATTTTGTTGTCGGCATTGGTCTTCATGGTGAAAGCCAGCGCCTGGCCGCGCCGGTCGCGCACGCCGTCACCATCGTGATCCTCCCAGCCGGCCTGTTGCAGCAGGGTGGCCGCCTGCGCCGGATCGTAAAGCTCGGTGGCGAGCGAATCATCATAGGCCCAGAAGTACGGCGGGATCGGGCCGGGCACGACGCGGCCGCGGCCGTTGAGCAGCACTGCGATCAGGTTTTGGCGATTGATGGCCTGGGTGATGGCCTGGCGCACCGCGACCTCCTGAAAAATCGGCCGCTGCAAGTTGAAGGCAAGAAAACTGTAGCCGCGATCGGGATACGTCAGCACGCGCAGTTGCGGCTGTTGGCTCAACTCGCCGAGTTTGTTGGCGGAAACATAGGGTAACAAGTCGATCTCGCCGGCCTGCAGGTTGGCCACCAGGGTATTCTCCTCCGGCACGATGCGAAACACGATGTGGTCGAGCTTCGGTTTGCCGCCATAGTAACGCGGATTGGCGGCAAAGATGATGCGATCATTCGGCCGCCATTCTTGGAGCAGGAACGGCCCATTGCTCACCGGCATGCGATTGAAGGACGCCCGCCGCAATTCCGCCGGCGGCACGCTGGCGAGCACGTGCTTGGGCAGAATTGGAATTTGAATATCCAACATGGCATCCGGATAGGCGCGCTTGAAGGTGAAGCGGACAGTATAAGCATCGAGCGCAGCCACGGAGTCAACCTCGGCGAAGCGGTCACGGCCGGTATAAGCCGTTGCCGGATTGACCGCCAGTTGATGGGTGAAGATCACGTCTTCTGCCGTGGTGGGCTGGCCGTCGGACCAGTACACGTCGTCACGCAAATGAAACGTCACCTCTCTGCCTGCGGCACTGGTTTCCCAGGTGCGCGCCAGCCGCGGCTGCATGGCCAGCGAGCTGTCCAGCTCGCACAAGGTCAAGAACAGCATCTCTTCAATCACGTGCAGCGCGTCGGCGTTGGCGGTTCCCAGCTCCAGCAACGTGTCGAAATCGCTGCTGAGGCCGATCACCGCGGTTTGCGGCAGTTGGTGTCCGGACTGCTGGCTGCAACTGAGGAAGGCCATAACTGCCAGCAGGACCAGCCCAAGCCGGCCGCGGCGGGTGAGCCACATGTTCAAGTGTGAGAGCATGGGAGTTATCCAAGTAGTCTGTCGGTACTGTGAGGTTTGTTGAGAAGGTCTGATGTGGGGGAGTTCCGCTGCTGTCGGTAATCGTCCTGGTGTGAGGTGGCAGCATCTCGGAAGGAGGCGGAATCTCGCCTGCCTGGGGGCGATTTTCCGCGCCGGTCATGGCCGGATGAGGATGTGGTTGGGCCAAACGGCCGTACGAGAGCTAAGACCCCGCAGAAACCAAAGCCATTCGAGAACAGCCCATCCTCAGAGCCTGCGCCGCGCCACACAGCCTGTCCCTCGTGAACGCGATTCAATGCACGAATATAAGGGCATTCACGGCGGATGCGGAAAGGTATTGCGCAAAAGCCAAATTGATTCCGCATCTGCCGGGAAAGTGTTTTATAATTCAGGCAATTGGGACTCGCCGAGCGAGCACGCCAGGTCTTGCTTCCGCACCGCGTTTGGCAGGGTCATTTGCAACCGCGCCATCATCCGCCGCATTCAATCATGCGCAAATTCATCCTGACACGTTATCTCCTGCGCGAACACACCGGGCCGTTCTGCTTCAGCTTTGCGGTGCTCACCTTTGTATTCGTGCTCGATCTGTTGTTTCGCCAGCTCAACCGGCTGCTGAGCAAAGGCCTGCCGGTCACCACCATCCTGGAATTTTTCGGCTGCAACCTCGCCTGGATGATGGCCACGGCCGTGCCGATGGCCGTGCTCACGGCCACGCTGATGGCGTTTGGCCGGCTGGCCGCGGATGAGGAAATCACCGCCCTGCACGCCGCCGGCCTCAGTCTGCGGCGCCTGGTGGCGCCGGTGTTGGCCGCCGCCGCCGCGCTTGCGCTCATGCTGTTTTGGTTCACCGATCGCGTGCTGCCGGAATTCAACTACCGCGCGCGCCGCCTCGCCACTGCCATCACCCTGCACAAACCCGCCATTCGCCTCGAACCCGGCGTGTGGTTTGGCGATTTGCCCAATTACCGCCTGCTGGCCACCGCCGTGGCAGAAAGCCTGGCCGTGACGAAATTGACCAATCTGCTGGTGCAGGATCTCTCCGCGCCGCAGGTGCAGCGCATGATCGCGGCGCGCGCCGGCCTGATGCAAACCGATTCCGCCGCCCGCCGGGTGACGTTGACTTTGTTCGACGGCGAAATTCAGGAAATCGATTTCAATGAGCTGGAGGAATTGCGGCGGCTGAGTTTCATCAAGCACGAGTTCGTCATTTTTTGGGAAGACAGCACTGCCGGCTTGCTTGCAACGGCGCGCACCGATCGCGAACAAACCCTGGCACAAATGCGGCAGGAGGTGAGCGCCAGTGAGGCGGCGCTGGCGCAGTTGCAGCAGCGGCTGCACGCCGTGTTTGCCGGCGAAGGCCTCGAGCTGCCCGCGCCTCCGGGCGGCGCGCCGCGGGAAACCCTGCTGACCGCGCTGCCTGCCGATTTGCCGGCTGAGCGCCGCGATCGCTTGCGCGGCTTCCTGCAGGTTTGGTCGTCGCGGCAGCAGGAACTGCAGCAGCGCGTGCACAGCCTGCTGGTTGAAATTCACAAGAAGTACGCCTTTCCGGCGGCGTGCGTGGTTTTCGTGCTCATTGGTGCGCCGCTGGGCGTGCTGGCGCGGCAGGGTGGTTTTGCCACCAGCTCGGGCCTCAGCCTGATCTTCTTTTTGATCTATTGGGCGTGCATGATCGGCGGCGAGCGCCTGGCGGATCGTGAGCGTCTCCCGCCGCTGCTGGCCATGTGGTCCGCCAACCTGTTGCTTGGCGGGCTGGGCTTGGCGGCGCTGTGGCAGGTTGGCCGCGGCCCTTGGACGGTCGCGCCGTTGGTTCATGGGCTGCGTCAAAAGATCAGCAATCTGCGCGCCCGGCGGCAGTGGCATCGTCCGCAGCCTGCCGAACTGCCCGCTATGCCGTGCCCGGCTCCGCCGGCGGTGGCAACGAGTTCTTCACCGCCACGGCAGCCGGAAGTCACTGTGCCGGTGACGCCACCAGCACAGCCCGCGGTGCTGCCGCAGCGCAGCCCATCCGGCAGCGGTTGGCCGGAAGTGAGAGTCGTTTTGCAGCAGCTCGCGCACCGCACGCATGCGCAGGTGGTCATGCTGTGTGATCAAGACGGCAGGCCGGTCGTGCAGGTGGGAAATGTGCCGCCGGAGCTGCCGGAGAGTTCCGGCGCGGCGGCCCTCGGCCGGCTGGCAGCCAGTCACATGGCGGCAGCGGCCGCCCTGTTCCGCCAACTCGGCGAGACCCAAGGTGTGCGCTCCTTGCTGCTGGAAGGCTGGCAGCACAACAGCTACGTCTTCAGTTTCGCGGGCCGCTTGATTTTGATTGTCATCACCGGCAAGCAGGCTGCGGTGGGTTGGGTCGAATTGATGGCGAAACAAGCGCTGGCGAGTCTGCGCCAAATCGCGCTGGCGGCGGCGGCGCGCAAAGCCAGGCCTGCGGCTGCGCAGCGGCCCGCGCCGGCAGTGATGGAAACGTGAGCCTGGCTTGGAATCGAAATCAATGGTGTAACGAAATACGCCGTTCCGATCAAATCGTACGGCGCCCGAGTGCAACAAAACATTGCTAAACCTCGCCTGCGCGCGGCAGGCCTGCCGCACAATTTCTCTTTCACTTCCTTCAAACCTTTGTTTTGCTTCTGCCGCGATCGCCGGCGTCCCCGCCGTTTGCTCCTGCCCGAACCGTGGTATGGCCTTTGTCTTGAGATCGGCAGCAATCAATCACGGTCAGATCAAACCCAATCAGGTGATGCCATCATGTCACGCTGTTCGCTGCCACCGCAATCTGCTTTGAATCAAATGCAACGGCCCGCCGGCAGCCGTGCGCTTGCGGCCCGGGTGCTGCTCACCGGTCTTGCCGCGCTGTTGTTGCAGGCTTGCGCCGGTACGCAGCGAACCGCTGCACCGCTGCGGCCGCGCGTGCCGGCTTATCATGAGCAGGAATATCGCATCGCGCCCGGCGACAATCTCGTCATCCGGCTCTACTATCATCCCGAGCTGAACACCGAAGTGTGGGTGCGGCCGGATGGCCACATTTCGCTGGAGCTGGTGGGAGAAATCAAAGTCAGCGGCCTGACGCCGGCGATTCTGGACACGCTGCTGCAAATGCGCTATCGCCAGCGTTTGGTGGATCCGGAAGTGGCGGTGATCGTGAAAAGCTCGGCCTCGCAAAAAGTCTTTGTCGGCGGCGAAGTGGAATCGCCCGGCCTGGTGCCTTACGACAACGGCTTGACCATCATGAGCGCGGTCTTTCAAGCCGGTGGATTCAGATCTTCCGCCAAGTCTTCGGCCATCGTCGTGTTGCGCCGCAATCCTCGCAACGGCAGTGTTGCCACGCTGGTCTATGACGTGCGCGGTGCGTTGCGCGGCCGCCTTGCCGCCGCCAACGTCGAACTGTATCCGTTCGACATCGTCTATGTCCCGAAATCGGGCATTGCCCGCGCCAACCAATTCGTGGATCAATACATCGATGGACTGTTGCCCGTGGGCACGCTGTCGGGCTTTGCCTGGCTTTACACGTTGGTCGGCAGATGAAGCCGCCGCGCCCGGACGGTCCGCGCCAAGCGGGTACGGGCATCATTGAAACAAAAGGGATGAGTCCTCAATCAGTGCGCAGGAGAGAGTCATGTTGGAAGAAAGCACCGCAATGTTGCGATTGAAAGCCGGGGTGGAAGTGATTGCCCGGCATCGCGGCCTGGTCATCACGTTGTTCTTGCTCACGGTGATTCCGGTGGCCGTGGCCACGTTCACCGCCGCCCAACAGTTCCGCGCCACCGCCAAAGTGCTGGTGCGCCGCGAGGAAAAACCGGGCGCCTTGAATCCCTACTTCTCGCGCCTCAATCAGGAAGAGGACATTCGCTCGGAGCTGGAAATCGCCACCTGCCGTCCTGTTCTGGAGAATGTGTTGCGTGAAGCTCTGGCGAGCCGGCGGCCGTTTCACGGGTTGAATTCCGAGTCAGTGCAAGCATTGCAGGCACTGGTCAACGGCCGGCAGCGTCTGGTGGCGGCGGCCGACGGCACGCGCTCGGAAGCGAATGCGGCGGCCTGGCAGGCCGGCGATGATTTGATGGAACCGGCGCTCGAACGCATGCGCCGCCGTATCACCGTCGAAGCGGTCACCGGCGCCAACGTCATCACCATCAGTTTTGAAGACACGGAAGCGGAACGCGCCGCCTGGTATGCCAATGCGCTTGCCAATGCCTATGCCGCCTACAACGCCCAGGTGCACGGCGGCGCGGAGATCGAGAATTTTCTCAGCGAACACATCGGCAGTGCCCGCACCCGGCTGGACAGTCTGGAACAGGCGCTCTATGCCTTCCGCATGAGCAGCGGCCTGGTGGACTATGACAAACAGGTTGCCATCGTGCTGGAGAAGTATCGCTCGACCGATTACGAGATCCTGCGCTTGCGCGAAGAAGCGGAAACGCTTACGGCCAAGATCACGCGGCTGCGCCGCCTGCACGCCACGCGCGACTCGCTCATCGTGCCTGATGCCGACATGGATGCCCATCCGGCCATCCGCCAGCTTTACAGCCGGCTCACGGATTTGCGGCTGGAATACCGCGCGGCGCTGGGCAAATACACGCGCAATCATCGCCACATGCGCGATCTCGCCAGCCAAATCGCCGGCGTGCAAAAGGAATTGGTGAGCGAAATCGACCGCCTCATCGGGCTGGAGGAAGAACGCCGGCGCTCGCTGCAGGAGCAGATTGCCGTGATGTCCCGCAAGGTGGAGAATGTCAAAGCGGATTTGCAGAACCTGCCGGCCAAGGAGCGGGTGTTGAGCGAGCTGGAACTGGCCACGGAGAACACCCGCAAGATCTATTCCCTGTTGGTGACGCGGCGCGAAGAAATGAGTGTGGAGAAAGCCGCCGATCGGCGCCTGTCGCGCATCGCGATCATCAGTCCCGCGGGTGTGCCGTTCGAACCTGTCAGCCCGCGCAAAGGTCGCAATCTGGCCATGGGAATCCTGCTCGGCCTGCTGGCCGGAGTTGCCGGCGCCTTCGTGCGTGAGCAGGCTGGCCAAGCCTTGCGCGGCACGCCGACACCGGCGCGCCCGGCGCGTGCGGCGGAACGCGTGACGGTTGAAACCACCGCCGCGGCGTGGCAGCCGCCGGTGATGCCCGAGACCGTGGTGCTGCCGCCCGCGCGCATCAAGCGTGCCACCCCGATCGAAGAATTGCTCGAAGACCTAACCACGGCCGGAGATGCGCCCATGGCGGAGGTGACCGTTGATCTGCGGCTGCAAACCGAGGTGGCGCGCCGCCGGCAGGCCGTCCATTTGCAGACCCATGACACGCATGCCAACGGCAATGCTGCCAACGGCGTTGTGAAAAACGGAATTAACGGCCGTGGCTTTCACGCCGGTGCGCCGCGAGCAGCGGCAGCTCTGCAGAGCAAGCCGGCCCTGCCGCCGGGCGCTGCTGTGACGCCGGAACGCGCCGCCGCGCCGGTTGCGTTGCGAGCCAAGAATCCCGCGCCGATGCACTTTTGAACCGGCTTCGGCCGCCGGACCGACGACGAGATTCATTGTCGATATATAAACGAGGACGTGGTTTTCCGCTGTTACCAGAAGGAGACTGGCATTATGAAAGTTGTAATCCTTGCAGGCGCAGGCGGGGCACGGCTGCTGCCGCTTACCCAGATTACGCCGAAACCGTTGTTGCCGGTGGCGAACACGCCGCTGGCCCTTCATCTCGTGCAACACCTCAAACGCTGCGGCTTCACGGATCTGATCTTTTGCATCAGCAAAGATCAAACGGCGCTGATGGAGGTGTTGGGCAACGGCGATCCCTGGGACATGGTGATCCGCTACGTGGTCGAAGATCGCCCCTCCGGCACCGCCGGCGCGCTCGGCCAGCTTGCGCCCCTCCTGTCCAATGACACCTTCCTGGTGATGGGCTGCAATGTGCTGTTCAACTTCAATCTGCGTGATTTGGTGAAACAACATGTGCGCTCCCGCGCCGAGGCCACGGTGCTGGTTTCGAAATTGCCGGCCGCTTATGACTCCGGCCGCCATGAAATCGTGGAAGTGAATGAGGACGGCAGCATTGGTCGCGTGCATCGCGGCGAGACGGCGCGCACGGATTTTCGCTTCTTTCCGGTGGGCGTCTACTGTTTTCAGCCTTCAGTGTTCGACTTTTTCCGCAAGGGCGAGAGTTTTCTCGACATCAAAGAGCAACTGTTGCAGCGCATGATGGAAAACGGCCGGCCGGTCATCGCCCATCAACTCCCGGGCGAGTGGCAGTACCTTTTCACGCTGGAAGATTATTTGAAACTCAATGACACCGTGCTGGCCGGCCAGTTGGGCAGCATCTCCTATCAACACCAAATTTCTCCCAACGTGTGGATCGGCCAGAACGTGCGGCTGGGCAATCGCGTCAATCTCATTCCGCCGGTGGTGATCGGCGACAACACCATCATCGATGATGATGTGCAGATCGTGGGCGGCACGGTGATCGGCGCGGATTGCTTCGTGGGCAAAGGCTCGGTGCTGCGCGAATGCGCGGTGTGGAATCGGTGCCGCATCGCGGAGGGCAATTGGATCGAACGCACGGTGATCACGCGCGACGGCGTGGTGGGGCCGCGCCAGCGCCTGCAGGGCGCGGTGGTGGTCAAGGAACAATTGCGGCCGGCCGCGGTGAATCTGCTGGCGAAAAACTACAACATCACCACCATTGCCTCCTCCGCGGCCACCACGGTGCTGCCGGGGCCGCAACGCCGCCGCTTGTTCGATTTCAGCAAGCGGGTCATGGACATCGTGCTCTCGCTGCTGCTGGTGATTCTGCTCGCGCCGGTGATGCTGCTCGTCGCGCTCGCCATCAAGTTCGACAGCCCGGGCCCGGTCTTTTTCCGGCAGCGCCGGGCCG harbors:
- a CDS encoding LptF/LptG family permease, with protein sequence MRKFILTRYLLREHTGPFCFSFAVLTFVFVLDLLFRQLNRLLSKGLPVTTILEFFGCNLAWMMATAVPMAVLTATLMAFGRLAADEEITALHAAGLSLRRLVAPVLAAAAALALMLFWFTDRVLPEFNYRARRLATAITLHKPAIRLEPGVWFGDLPNYRLLATAVAESLAVTKLTNLLVQDLSAPQVQRMIAARAGLMQTDSAARRVTLTLFDGEIQEIDFNELEELRRLSFIKHEFVIFWEDSTAGLLATARTDREQTLAQMRQEVSASEAALAQLQQRLHAVFAGEGLELPAPPGGAPRETLLTALPADLPAERRDRLRGFLQVWSSRQQELQQRVHSLLVEIHKKYAFPAACVVFVLIGAPLGVLARQGGFATSSGLSLIFFLIYWACMIGGERLADRERLPPLLAMWSANLLLGGLGLAALWQVGRGPWTVAPLVHGLRQKISNLRARRQWHRPQPAELPAMPCPAPPAVATSSSPPRQPEVTVPVTPPAQPAVLPQRSPSGSGWPEVRVVLQQLAHRTHAQVVMLCDQDGRPVVQVGNVPPELPESSGAAALGRLAASHMAAAAALFRQLGETQGVRSLLLEGWQHNSYVFSFAGRLILIVITGKQAAVGWVELMAKQALASLRQIALAAAARKARPAAAQRPAPAVMET
- a CDS encoding ABC transporter substrate-binding protein, which produces MLSHLNMWLTRRGRLGLVLLAVMAFLSCSQQSGHQLPQTAVIGLSSDFDTLLELGTANADALHVIEEMLFLTLCELDSSLAMQPRLARTWETSAAGREVTFHLRDDVYWSDGQPTTAEDVIFTHQLAVNPATAYTGRDRFAEVDSVAALDAYTVRFTFKRAYPDAMLDIQIPILPKHVLASVPPAELRRASFNRMPVSNGPFLLQEWRPNDRIIFAANPRYYGGKPKLDHIVFRIVPEENTLVANLQAGEIDLLPYVSANKLGELSQQPQLRVLTYPDRGYSFLAFNLQRPIFQEVAVRQAITQAINRQNLIAVLLNGRGRVVPGPIPPYFWAYDDSLATELYDPAQAATLLQQAGWEDHDGDGVRDRRGQALAFTMKTNADNKMRSDALVMIQADLQKIGVQAQPELLEFGRLVEDVLQKRDFDTVLLSWKTGYSVNPSQVWHSEAIADGYNLTSYHNPRVDSLLVAGRQENDRERSRRIWRAFQRLVAADCPYVFLYMQENPAVVHQRLQQVKMDVRGYLINVEEWTLAAPAP
- a CDS encoding polysaccharide biosynthesis/export family protein, which gives rise to MSRCSLPPQSALNQMQRPAGSRALAARVLLTGLAALLLQACAGTQRTAAPLRPRVPAYHEQEYRIAPGDNLVIRLYYHPELNTEVWVRPDGHISLELVGEIKVSGLTPAILDTLLQMRYRQRLVDPEVAVIVKSSASQKVFVGGEVESPGLVPYDNGLTIMSAVFQAGGFRSSAKSSAIVVLRRNPRNGSVATLVYDVRGALRGRLAAANVELYPFDIVYVPKSGIARANQFVDQYIDGLLPVGTLSGFAWLYTLVGR
- a CDS encoding sigma-54 dependent transcriptional regulator codes for the protein MKFQVLVAGGRELQNAVATCFAENPEAALWQCSTEEKLKEALARTHAPDLILIDFDLQQLKPLKLLSQLLATGEKRNVVLVAAAPAIEDVVKCLHLGASDFLQYPKEKVKLHTALRDYYARWEKNQKGAAFGAQLHDRFDVQGLIGESPQMQQVVLTIKKITHRRWVTVLIRGETGTGKELVARAIHYGSAETPANAPFVEVNCTAIPENLLEAELFGYEKGAFTDAKFSKKGLFEIAEGGTLFLDEIGDMSLLLQAKLLKAIEEKRIRRLGGTQSLEVKTRIMAGTHAHLEKAIEETRFRRDLYYRLNVITLTLPPLRERGRDILVLAHHFLAAYAREYQTPAQKLTPAAEQALMQYDWPGNVRELKHVLERAVLLSENAAIDVADIHEALGVEPQPRAASPRPAEGALPWSRAIEIPPEGLSLRDGECRLIEEVLRLTKWNKTRASQILGISRPRLARKIEEYKIQAQPRKAFELTAV
- a CDS encoding sugar transferase, translated to MKVVILAGAGGARLLPLTQITPKPLLPVANTPLALHLVQHLKRCGFTDLIFCISKDQTALMEVLGNGDPWDMVIRYVVEDRPSGTAGALGQLAPLLSNDTFLVMGCNVLFNFNLRDLVKQHVRSRAEATVLVSKLPAAYDSGRHEIVEVNEDGSIGRVHRGETARTDFRFFPVGVYCFQPSVFDFFRKGESFLDIKEQLLQRMMENGRPVIAHQLPGEWQYLFTLEDYLKLNDTVLAGQLGSISYQHQISPNVWIGQNVRLGNRVNLIPPVVIGDNTIIDDDVQIVGGTVIGADCFVGKGSVLRECAVWNRCRIAEGNWIERTVITRDGVVGPRQRLQGAVVVKEQLRPAAVNLLAKNYNITTIASSAATTVLPGPQRRRLFDFSKRVMDIVLSLLLVILLAPVMLLVALAIKFDSPGPVFFRQRRAGLGGREFWMMKFRSMVQDAAHRQDQLRHLNQVDGPIFKIENDPRMTRVGKILRKLSLDEFPQLFNIMRGEMSFVGPRPLAYKELKYEPSWSETRLQVKPGLTGLWQVSGRSDSSFRDWVAMDKYYAMHQSLLLDLKILFKTPFNVLLGSGAY